Sequence from the Granulicella sp. L56 genome:
GCCTGGTCATGGCGCTGAAGCCGCTCGAAGAGCGGTTCGGTGTTGAGAGTGTCTTTGTGGCTACGATGCAGGCGGTGAGCGGCGCGGGATATCCCGGCGTGCCTTCGCTGGACATCATGGGCAATGTGGTGCCATTCATCAAAAACGAAGAAGAGAAGATGCAGGAAGAGGTCGGCAAGCTGCTTGGCACACTGAGCGGCAAAAAAGTCGACATGCTGGACGCTAAGATAAGCGCCCACTGCAACCGCGTTGCGGTCGAAGACGGGCATACAGAGTGCGTTAGCATCAAGCTGCGAAAAAAGGCCACGCGGGAAGAGATTCTGGCGGCGTGGAGCGAGTTCCTTCCTCTGGAAGGACAGCATCTGCCGACCGCCCCATCTCAGCCGGTGGAGTACGACTCTGCGGCTGACCGCCCGCAGCCCCGACTGGACAGGATGCGCGGCAACGGCATGACCGCAACCGTTGGCCGCCTGCGCGAGTGTAGCCTGCTGGATTGGAAGTTCGTCGTGCTCTCGCACAATACGATTCGCGGAGCGGCAGGAGCCGCCGT
This genomic interval carries:
- the asd gene encoding aspartate-semialdehyde dehydrogenase, yielding MERRKVGILGATGMVGQRFIQLLSNHPWFEIAWLAASDRSAGKTYGEACRWKLDTPLPKHIAAMTMQPNVPEGTVGELPKIIFAALDADIARELEPKFAAVGCAVISNSSAFRMTPDVPLVVPEVNSDHLALIEAQASRKENGGKGGYIVTNPNCSTIGLVMALKPLEERFGVESVFVATMQAVSGAGYPGVPSLDIMGNVVPFIKNEEEKMQEEVGKLLGTLSGKKVDMLDAKISAHCNRVAVEDGHTECVSIKLRKKATREEILAAWSEFLPLEGQHLPTAPSQPVEYDSAADRPQPRLDRMRGNGMTATVGRLRECSLLDWKFVVLSHNTIRGAAGAAVLNAEVLALLGKLDKLSVAAVAVTA